In a single window of the Papaver somniferum cultivar HN1 chromosome 8, ASM357369v1, whole genome shotgun sequence genome:
- the LOC113305601 gene encoding protein NYNRIN-like, protein MSAQAASLQDSCADCQAPLLDAEVCTVDGVGWRQPYIDFIQNGKLPSDRQTSLKIQKKATRFFMHEGILYRRSYNNAVLRRLSDEEVAEVITRSHNTEHQGMRNLFLQLYEGGWALDIIGHINPISSKRHKYIITAIEDTTKWVEVIPLKDYVGATIATFIKECIICIFGAPMIIREDNAKSFVNKDMMDLLQQYNVRLHTSTPYYPQGNGQAEPSNKTLIRVLRRIVEDHPRECHEQLPLAVWAYRISKRSSTGVSPYSLVYGEDAILTTEIAIPSARVSMASHTTPDEVSRFSHLDTIEERRARAERFAEAYRKRTTYYYNQNVKERIFEVEDLVLKIAPHVQCNASAGKFAANWEGPFRVRKVAESGYYKLRRMNGTKIKSPINGKWLKKFYA, encoded by the exons ATGTCGGCACAAGCAGCGTCCCTCCAAGATAGTTGCGCTGATTGCCAAGCCCCACTACTAGACGCAGAGGTCTGCACAGTCGACGGGGTGGGTTGGAGACAACCATACATCGACTTCAtccaaaatggaaaattacccaGCGACAGGCAAACGTCtctaaaaattcaaaagaaagcgACGCGTTTCTTCATGCATGAGGGGATCCTCTACCGCAGAAGCTACAATAACGCGGTACTAAGGCGCTTATCAGACGAGGAGGTTGCTGAAGTAATTACTCGGTCACACAATACAGAACACCAAGGGATGCGGAATTTGTTCCTGCAGCTCTATGAAGGCGG TTGGGCTTTAGACATCATAGGGCATATCAACCCGATATCCTCGAAACGCCATAAGTACATAATAACCGCCATCGAGGATACCACGAAATGGGTCGAAGTGATACCTCTCAAAGACTATGTCGGGGCGACCATCGCAACATTCATCAAAGAGTGCATCATCTGCATATTTGGAGCACCCATGATTATCAGGGAAGATAATGCAAAATCGTTCGTAAACAAAGATATGATGGATTTGCTGCAGCAATATAATGTGAGGCTTCACACGTCGACCCCCTACTATCCTCAAGGGAATGGGCAAGCCGAGCCGAGCAATAAGACACTAATCCGGGTCTTGAGAAGGATAGTGGAAGACCATCCCAGAGAGTGTCATGAGCAGCTCCCGCTCGCGGTATGGGCATACAGAATCTCGAAACGAAGTTCCACGGGGGTGTCACCGTATTCTCTGGTCTATGGGGAGGACGCGATATTAACGACAGAGATTGCAATTCCATCCGCGAGGGTATCAATGGCTAGTCATACGACTCCGGATGAAGTAAGTCGCTTTTCCCATTTAGACACaatagaagagaggagagcccggGCAGAACGGTTTGCTGAGGCATATAGGAAGCGAACAACATACTATTATAATCAGAATGTAAAGGAAAGGATATTCGAGGTAGAAGATTTGGTCCTTAAGATTGCTCCTCATGTGCAATGTAATGCTAGCGCAGGGAAATTCGCTgcaaactgggaaggacctttcagaGTAAGAAAGGTAGCAGAGAGCGGGTATTACAAGCTCAGACGCATGAACGGCACGAAGATCAAGTCACCGATCAATGGTAAATGGCTAAAGAAGTTTTATGCATGA